Proteins encoded in a region of the Gallalistipes aquisgranensis genome:
- a CDS encoding TrmH family RNA methyltransferase has product MTPEREGTLRRVAEMRTRYLTFCTENTFHPQNASALLRSAEAFGLQDVHAVENLCKFRPNTRIVRGTDQWLDLHRHASTAGALADLRRRGYRIVATTPHAGDRTPETLDVESGPLALVFGTEHAGISREVIEAADDFVRIPMCGFVESLNVSASAAVLLHVLTQRIRACGAQWRIGERERAELLFRWMMASVRDSERILSRFAENE; this is encoded by the coding sequence ATGACTCCCGAACGGGAGGGAACCCTGCGCCGGGTGGCGGAGATGCGTACCCGTTACCTCACGTTCTGTACCGAGAACACGTTCCATCCCCAGAATGCCAGCGCCCTGCTGCGGAGTGCCGAGGCGTTCGGCCTTCAGGACGTGCATGCCGTGGAAAACCTCTGCAAGTTCCGCCCCAATACGCGGATCGTGCGGGGAACCGACCAGTGGCTCGACCTGCACCGCCACGCATCGACCGCCGGTGCGCTGGCCGACCTGCGCCGCCGGGGGTACCGGATCGTCGCCACCACGCCCCATGCGGGCGACCGTACACCCGAAACGCTCGACGTGGAGAGCGGTCCGCTGGCCCTGGTGTTCGGCACCGAACATGCCGGCATCAGCCGGGAGGTGATCGAGGCGGCCGACGACTTCGTGCGGATTCCCATGTGCGGTTTCGTGGAGAGTCTGAACGTCTCGGCCTCGGCCGCCGTGCTGCTCCATGTGCTGACGCAGCGCATCCGCGCGTGCGGCGCGCAGTGGAGGATCGGGGAGCGGGAACGCGCCGAACTGCTCTTCCGCTGGATGATGGCTTCGGTGCGCGATTCGGAGCGGATACTCTCCCGCTTCGCGGAAAACGAATAA